The proteins below come from a single Bryobacter aggregatus MPL3 genomic window:
- the cutA gene encoding divalent-cation tolerance protein CutA — MKFVEDFQYRLLFSTAPNLEVAKSIARTLLEKHLVACVSLVPNVESLYHWDGKLEESSEVLLIMKTDRDKQNQALAALSGLHPYDTPEGIAVPIVHGLERYLDWIRTSLKD, encoded by the coding sequence ATGAAGTTTGTCGAGGATTTCCAATATCGTCTTCTATTTTCTACGGCTCCCAATCTCGAGGTTGCAAAAAGCATTGCCCGCACCCTTTTGGAGAAACATTTGGTCGCTTGTGTGAGTCTTGTTCCGAATGTTGAAAGCCTCTACCACTGGGATGGCAAATTAGAGGAATCCTCAGAGGTTCTCCTCATCATGAAAACCGACCGCGACAAGCAGAATCAGGCCCTCGCTGCACTTTCCGGATTGCATCCTTATGACACCCCGGAAGGCATTGCAGTGCCCATCGTTCATGGACTTGAGCGTTATCTCGACTGGATTCGGACAAGCCTTAAAGACTGA
- a CDS encoding DUF1385 domain-containing protein, which produces MNWKFFWRLNAHVQLAPILESGEETLIGGQAVMEGVMMRAPHSYCVSVRKANGEIVSETAPLAKVSDKYPIFKLPVLRGLGTLGQAMSLGMKALKFSADVQLADEEAKKQPLASSGEAKEKKPTEIPAWAMAGQLAFSLIFFIVLYKFVPLWLTEQLKTQYPVLEGRILFNLVDGLIRIAIFLAFLYGISRAKDIRRVFQYHGAEHKVVFNYESGQPVTVANAQSFVTFHPRCGTSFLIVVMLISMVLYMFLPFDTMLGKFLARIALLPVVAGLSYELIRFAAKNKGSLLTILAAPGLWLQRITTQPPDDGQAEIAIHALQGAMELEKSQGGPLVIA; this is translated from the coding sequence ATGAACTGGAAGTTCTTTTGGCGCTTGAACGCTCATGTTCAATTGGCGCCTATCCTCGAGTCCGGCGAAGAAACCCTCATCGGCGGGCAAGCAGTGATGGAAGGCGTCATGATGCGCGCTCCTCATTCCTATTGCGTTTCTGTGCGCAAGGCGAATGGCGAGATCGTGTCGGAAACCGCTCCTCTGGCGAAAGTCAGCGACAAGTACCCCATTTTCAAGCTTCCGGTCTTGCGCGGCTTGGGCACGCTCGGCCAGGCGATGAGTCTGGGCATGAAGGCGTTGAAGTTTTCCGCTGACGTCCAGCTTGCCGACGAAGAAGCGAAGAAACAGCCGCTTGCCTCCAGCGGCGAGGCCAAAGAGAAGAAGCCGACTGAGATTCCGGCTTGGGCCATGGCTGGGCAACTCGCCTTCAGCCTGATCTTCTTTATCGTGCTCTATAAATTTGTTCCGCTCTGGCTGACCGAACAGTTGAAGACACAGTACCCGGTTCTCGAAGGCCGCATCCTGTTCAACCTGGTGGATGGTCTGATCCGCATTGCGATTTTCCTCGCCTTCCTCTATGGCATCTCGCGCGCGAAAGACATCCGGCGCGTGTTCCAGTACCACGGCGCCGAGCACAAGGTGGTTTTCAATTACGAATCCGGCCAGCCGGTGACTGTCGCAAATGCGCAGAGCTTTGTGACCTTCCATCCGCGCTGCGGCACTAGCTTCCTGATCGTGGTGATGCTGATCTCGATGGTGCTGTATATGTTCTTGCCCTTCGATACGATGCTGGGCAAGTTTCTGGCGCGCATCGCGCTCTTGCCGGTGGTCGCCGGACTTTCTTACGAACTGATTCGCTTTGCCGCGAAGAACAAGGGCAGTCTGCTCACGATCCTCGCCGCGCCGGGTCTCTGGCTGCAACGGATTACGACGCAGCCCCCCGATGACGGCCAGGCCGAAATCGCAATTCACGCACTCCAGGGCGCCATGGAACTCGAGAAGTCCCAGGGTGGCCCACTCGTCATCGCATAA
- a CDS encoding class I SAM-dependent methyltransferase, whose translation MRRGEIVDDLREFIGPMTPFLEIGANAGHSSYMLANQYGAEGFALDISEDSLRYGIALRERWQLEKSPMLVAGDALHLPFKDNSLRMVVAFQMLSQFMDIESVFLEVKRVLQPGGIFFFAEEPMRRLLTARLYRCPYYDTMKPWERKLSDWGLLGFLVKDVIGAHQEESFGIRQNHRMDLGDWHRLIKKHFDDQRYKLFVPEHGWAETLVKKIAIQLDPNKSEWRAARLMGGTLGAICRKAGEAPVQTGPVQYDKLLRCPDCGGDMARNESHAICCSSCSYEAPWKDGVYNLLPSHDKRELYPGERNDIIDFSLPSHEKHLGHGWYDIEGVYGNKFRWIGARASAWLENVKGGEQRLRLRGFAPEPIFQASPRPVVEVFVNGLPLKAWPLDRNGLFALETNLPAAPRYELEIRVSPVWRAPNDTRELSVNFGMLRLIPFEA comes from the coding sequence GTGCGCCGCGGCGAAATTGTCGACGATTTGCGCGAATTTATCGGTCCCATGACGCCATTCCTCGAGATCGGGGCAAACGCGGGGCACTCCAGCTACATGCTGGCGAATCAGTATGGAGCCGAGGGCTTTGCGCTCGATATCTCGGAAGATTCGCTACGCTACGGCATTGCCTTACGGGAGCGCTGGCAGCTCGAAAAGTCTCCGATGCTGGTGGCTGGCGACGCGCTCCATCTCCCCTTCAAAGACAACTCGCTCCGGATGGTGGTGGCCTTTCAGATGCTGTCGCAGTTTATGGACATCGAGAGCGTGTTTCTCGAAGTGAAGCGCGTGCTCCAGCCAGGCGGCATCTTCTTCTTCGCCGAGGAGCCCATGCGCCGCCTGCTGACGGCGAGGCTCTACCGATGCCCCTACTACGACACGATGAAGCCCTGGGAGCGCAAGCTCTCCGATTGGGGGCTGCTTGGATTTCTGGTGAAGGACGTAATCGGAGCGCACCAGGAAGAATCCTTTGGCATCCGGCAGAATCACCGCATGGATCTTGGCGACTGGCATCGCCTGATCAAGAAGCATTTTGACGACCAGCGTTATAAGCTCTTTGTCCCTGAGCACGGCTGGGCCGAGACCTTGGTCAAGAAAATTGCGATCCAATTAGACCCGAATAAATCGGAATGGCGGGCTGCGCGTCTGATGGGCGGCACGCTGGGAGCCATCTGCCGTAAGGCTGGCGAGGCGCCGGTGCAAACAGGTCCCGTGCAGTATGACAAGTTGCTGCGTTGTCCGGACTGCGGTGGCGATATGGCGAGGAATGAAAGCCATGCGATTTGCTGCTCCTCCTGTAGTTACGAAGCGCCCTGGAAGGACGGCGTCTACAACCTGTTGCCGTCACATGACAAGCGCGAGTTGTATCCTGGCGAGCGCAACGACATCATCGATTTCTCCTTGCCTTCGCACGAAAAGCATCTTGGCCATGGCTGGTATGACATCGAAGGCGTTTATGGCAACAAGTTCCGCTGGATTGGTGCGCGTGCCTCCGCTTGGCTTGAGAATGTGAAGGGCGGAGAACAGCGGCTGCGCTTGCGCGGCTTCGCGCCCGAGCCCATCTTCCAGGCGAGTCCACGGCCTGTAGTTGAAGTCTTCGTGAACGGGTTGCCGCTGAAGGCTTGGCCGCTCGATCGGAATGGCTTGTTTGCGCTCGAGACGAATCTGCCTGCCGCGCCGCGTTACGAGTTGGAGATTCGGGTGAGCCCGGTCTGGCGTGCGCCGAACGACACGCGAGAGCTGAGCGTAAACTTCGGCATGTTGCGGCTGATTCCTTTCGAAGCCTGA
- a CDS encoding FtsB family cell division protein, whose protein sequence is MFESALIRRAGITLGLLTAGVYVVVALLGPNGVAALRQQRHDLQLLETRNANLARERDELRYRVTALEKDAQTQELEARRQLGKAKKGEFIIKVDPPKQQ, encoded by the coding sequence ATGTTTGAATCAGCCCTCATCCGACGCGCAGGAATCACCCTTGGTTTGTTAACTGCTGGGGTGTACGTAGTGGTGGCACTACTCGGTCCGAATGGTGTTGCGGCCTTGCGCCAACAGCGTCACGACCTTCAACTTCTCGAAACCCGCAATGCGAATCTGGCCCGGGAGCGTGACGAACTTCGTTATCGCGTCACGGCTCTGGAGAAAGACGCGCAAACCCAGGAACTCGAAGCTCGCCGGCAGCTTGGGAAAGCGAAAAAAGGCGAGTTCATTATCAAAGTCGATCCGCCAAAGCAGCAATAA
- the prfA gene encoding peptide chain release factor 1, with translation MAIIPIDKLNEIEQHFEQLNADMANPEVIADSERYRKTTKTVSELGDVVEVFRRYKDLKSRFDGARSMLSETDADLVEMARMEIAEVEPEIAKAEEELQLLLVPKDPNDFKDVVLEIRAGAGGDEASLFAAEVFRMYTRYAELVGWKVEVLDVSESGAGGYKDVSAIISGKKVYSVMKYEGGVHRVQRVPATEAQGRIHTSTITVAVLPEADEVEVHIEQKDLRVDTFCSSGPGGQSVNTTYSAVRLTHIPTGVVVSMQDEKSQIKNREKAMRVLRSRLYELEMEKQSAALSSERKSMVGSGDRSEKIRTYNFKENRVTDHRIGLTIHQLDQVMEGKLDPFISALTAHYNAEKLKSVD, from the coding sequence ATGGCCATTATTCCAATCGACAAGCTCAATGAAATTGAGCAACATTTTGAACAACTCAATGCCGACATGGCAAATCCGGAAGTCATTGCAGACTCCGAGCGGTATCGAAAAACCACCAAGACGGTGTCGGAACTCGGCGATGTGGTGGAAGTCTTCCGCCGCTACAAGGACCTGAAATCGCGCTTCGACGGCGCGCGCAGCATGTTGTCGGAAACCGACGCCGATCTCGTCGAAATGGCCCGGATGGAGATTGCGGAAGTGGAGCCGGAGATCGCCAAGGCGGAAGAGGAATTGCAACTGCTGCTGGTGCCCAAGGATCCGAATGACTTCAAGGACGTCGTTCTGGAAATCCGTGCCGGCGCTGGTGGCGATGAGGCCAGTCTCTTTGCGGCGGAAGTCTTCCGCATGTATACCCGCTACGCGGAACTCGTGGGCTGGAAGGTGGAAGTGCTGGATGTTTCGGAATCTGGTGCTGGTGGTTATAAGGATGTGTCGGCGATCATCTCGGGCAAGAAAGTCTACTCGGTGATGAAGTACGAGGGCGGCGTGCATCGCGTGCAACGCGTTCCGGCGACGGAAGCCCAGGGCCGCATCCACACTTCGACGATTACGGTGGCTGTGCTGCCCGAAGCCGATGAAGTGGAAGTGCACATTGAACAGAAGGATCTGCGTGTCGATACCTTCTGCTCGTCGGGTCCCGGCGGTCAGAGTGTGAACACGACCTATTCGGCGGTGCGTCTGACCCATATTCCGACCGGCGTTGTGGTTTCGATGCAGGACGAAAAGTCGCAGATCAAGAATCGCGAAAAGGCGATGCGTGTGTTGCGTTCGCGCCTGTACGAGTTGGAGATGGAAAAGCAGAGCGCCGCGCTGAGTTCGGAGCGCAAGTCGATGGTGGGTTCGGGCGATCGCTCGGAGAAGATCCGCACCTACAACTTCAAAGAGAATCGCGTGACCGACCACCGGATTGGCCTCACCATCCACCAACTCGATCAGGTGATGGAAGGCAAGCTCGATCCCTTCATCAGTGCGCTCACCGCTCATTACAACGCTGAGAAGCTGAAGAGTGTCGACTGA
- a CDS encoding DNA-3-methyladenine glycosylase I translates to MTAEIPAGLRAGDDKLLRCFWCGDDPLYQRYHDTEWGFPVRDDRRLFEKIVLEGFQAGLSWITILRKRETFRAAFANFEMQQVAQFGPADVERLLQDAGIIRHRGKIEAAIHNASQAIRLVEEFGSLSSYFWEFQPRQADALSKDLKKRGWKFVGPTTVYAFMQAMGLVNDHIEGCYVREKAQFGR, encoded by the coding sequence ATGACTGCAGAAATTCCTGCCGGCCTCCGCGCTGGCGACGACAAGCTGCTGCGCTGTTTCTGGTGTGGCGACGATCCCCTGTACCAGCGCTATCACGACACGGAATGGGGCTTTCCGGTTCGTGACGACCGGCGTCTTTTTGAGAAGATCGTCCTCGAAGGTTTCCAGGCAGGCCTGAGCTGGATAACGATTCTGCGAAAACGGGAGACCTTTCGCGCCGCCTTCGCCAATTTCGAGATGCAGCAGGTGGCGCAGTTTGGCCCTGCCGACGTCGAGCGTCTGCTGCAGGATGCGGGAATCATCCGCCATCGGGGCAAGATCGAAGCGGCCATTCACAATGCGTCGCAGGCGATTCGTCTGGTGGAAGAGTTCGGAAGCCTATCCTCTTACTTCTGGGAGTTCCAGCCCCGGCAGGCGGATGCATTGTCCAAAGATCTGAAGAAACGCGGATGGAAGTTTGTTGGACCCACCACCGTTTACGCCTTCATGCAGGCGATGGGTTTGGTGAATGACCATATCGAAGGATGTTATGTGCGAGAAAAAGCACAATTCGGGCGATAA
- a CDS encoding nuclear transport factor 2 family protein, producing the protein MRYQQAVYRIFALLALSFSLAAETPEETIKAADVAWSKAVIQRDYAALNKIYSADLLYAHSTGNIETREEYIERLKGGKQRYDKMTFEKTRVMLHGNTALTHSIVRFEGKNDSGAFNDHLMMMHFWVKNGKNWVLQAHQTTRIP; encoded by the coding sequence ATGCGATATCAACAAGCGGTGTACCGTATCTTTGCTCTCCTCGCACTCAGTTTCAGCCTGGCCGCTGAAACTCCTGAAGAAACGATCAAAGCCGCTGATGTGGCCTGGTCCAAGGCCGTCATCCAGCGTGACTACGCCGCGCTCAATAAGATCTATAGCGCCGACCTGCTCTATGCGCATTCCACCGGGAATATTGAAACCCGGGAGGAATACATCGAACGTCTCAAAGGCGGCAAGCAGCGCTACGACAAAATGACTTTCGAGAAGACACGCGTGATGTTGCATGGCAACACCGCGCTCACCCACTCGATTGTCCGCTTTGAAGGCAAGAACGATTCCGGGGCCTTCAACGACCACCTGATGATGATGCATTTCTGGGTGAAGAACGGCAAGAACTGGGTGCTGCAGGCGCACCAGACGACGCGAATCCCCTAG
- the prmC gene encoding peptide chain release factor N(5)-glutamine methyltransferase — protein sequence MSTELTIGKALMQGIALLTEEKIEPPRLTAELLLMHALRKERVFLFSHSGDPLPELAWIHYGRYLHERIAGKPVQYIIGKQEFFYRDFKVRPGVLIPRPETEHLIERILALPKPLGRIADAGSGSGAICVTLAAELRQAVVGIDRSPIALAVTQENAATHRANVPLVQSDWLSAIAPASLDILVSNPPYIAETDKPTLQREVRDHEPELALFAGADGQDAYRILERQSRKVLKPKGRIVLEIGSITTREIFADWSAIEIQNDLAGRPCLLTAIRP from the coding sequence GTGTCGACTGAGCTGACGATCGGGAAAGCGCTGATGCAGGGCATCGCGCTGCTCACCGAGGAGAAGATCGAGCCACCCCGGCTTACGGCAGAACTCCTGTTGATGCACGCGCTCCGCAAGGAGCGCGTTTTCCTTTTCAGCCATTCGGGCGATCCTTTACCGGAGCTGGCCTGGATCCACTATGGCCGCTACCTGCATGAGCGCATCGCGGGTAAACCGGTACAGTACATCATCGGGAAACAGGAATTCTTCTATCGCGATTTCAAGGTGCGTCCGGGAGTGCTGATTCCGCGGCCGGAGACTGAGCATCTGATTGAACGCATTCTGGCGCTGCCGAAGCCGTTGGGGCGGATTGCCGATGCGGGTTCCGGGTCCGGTGCCATTTGTGTGACTCTTGCGGCGGAACTGCGGCAAGCGGTTGTGGGGATCGACCGTTCCCCGATCGCCTTGGCGGTGACCCAAGAGAATGCGGCGACGCATCGGGCAAATGTGCCGTTGGTACAAAGCGATTGGCTCAGCGCGATTGCACCGGCTTCGCTCGACATTCTTGTTTCCAATCCACCCTACATCGCAGAAACAGACAAGCCGACGCTGCAGCGCGAGGTGCGTGATCATGAGCCGGAACTCGCGCTGTTTGCTGGGGCCGATGGTCAGGACGCGTACCGGATTCTTGAGCGGCAATCGAGGAAAGTCTTGAAGCCGAAGGGCCGGATTGTCCTTGAGATCGGCTCGATCACGACCCGTGAGATCTTTGCCGATTGGTCCGCGATTGAAATCCAGAATGATCTGGCCGGGCGGCCGTGTTTGCTGACGGCGATCCGGCCTTAG
- a CDS encoding DinB family protein codes for MTHPEVPLIDEIHQVFIRSAVARLRQQESRIEDCLAKLTDDQIWSRGNENSNSIGNMILHLVGNLGQWVLHGIGGQADIRQREEEFAARSGPGKVELAARLRARMEEVVAVLEAIPSHRLLSIVEPQGYRVPVLEVVTHVTEHFYYHGGQILLLTKLYLDTDLGYYRHLSQGNTAHSESVP; via the coding sequence ATGACCCACCCCGAAGTTCCCTTGATTGACGAGATTCATCAGGTTTTTATCCGTTCCGCCGTGGCCCGTCTGCGCCAGCAGGAATCACGCATTGAGGATTGCCTGGCGAAATTAACGGACGACCAGATCTGGTCGCGCGGGAATGAGAACTCAAATTCGATTGGCAACATGATTCTCCATCTGGTGGGAAATCTTGGCCAATGGGTTCTGCATGGGATCGGGGGGCAAGCCGATATCCGGCAACGTGAGGAAGAGTTCGCCGCTCGCTCCGGACCCGGAAAGGTGGAACTGGCGGCCCGTCTTCGCGCTCGCATGGAGGAAGTGGTCGCTGTTCTCGAAGCAATTCCTTCTCACCGCCTCCTCTCCATCGTGGAGCCGCAAGGCTATCGAGTTCCTGTCCTCGAAGTGGTCACGCACGTCACGGAACACTTCTACTACCATGGCGGGCAAATCCTTCTGCTGACCAAGCTCTACCTCGACACAGACCTTGGCTATTACCGGCACTTGTCCCAAGGCAATACAGCACACTCCGAGTCTGTTCCCTAA
- the dinB gene encoding DNA polymerase IV, whose product MKTIFHVDMDAFFVSVEELFDPSLVGKPVVVGGKGDQRGVVSAASYEARKYGLHSAMPLRTAYQLCPHAIFIDGQMHRYREYSDKVEAVLRDFSPLVEMASIDEAYLDMTGCERLWGPPLQAAHRLHERIHAATGLNSSIGVANSRLVAKISSDQAKRNGVLWILPGTEAQWLAPLEVKRIPGVGKVTEKQLAEIGIRRIGDLAALNEGFLEKRFGKWGLALAGKAQGQDAGGWFDAVIGVEEAPKSISHEHTFHEDTVDLDLLRATLVRLVEKVMKRLREHRLHARTVQLKLRFAGFETITRAKSLGDSTDIDRDVVEPILGLFTHNWPAGRPVRLLGVQVSQLTDQLPHPNLLTGEEDRKWRGALQAADKLKDKYGEGTLHLGGALKGIYRDRVHEAAPKSPPKK is encoded by the coding sequence GTGAAAACCATCTTCCACGTCGACATGGACGCGTTCTTCGTCTCCGTTGAAGAGCTCTTCGACCCCTCTCTGGTCGGCAAGCCAGTGGTGGTGGGAGGGAAGGGGGACCAGCGAGGCGTTGTCTCCGCAGCCAGTTATGAGGCGCGCAAGTATGGACTCCATTCGGCGATGCCACTCCGCACCGCCTATCAACTTTGTCCGCATGCCATCTTCATCGACGGCCAGATGCATCGCTACCGTGAGTATTCCGACAAGGTGGAGGCGGTGCTACGCGATTTCTCTCCGCTGGTGGAAATGGCTTCGATCGACGAAGCCTATCTCGATATGACCGGGTGTGAGCGGCTTTGGGGACCGCCGCTCCAGGCGGCGCACCGGCTTCACGAACGGATCCACGCAGCGACCGGACTCAATTCCTCCATCGGTGTGGCGAATAGCAGACTTGTTGCCAAAATCAGCTCCGACCAGGCGAAACGCAACGGCGTTCTATGGATTCTTCCTGGGACCGAAGCGCAGTGGCTGGCCCCGCTTGAAGTGAAGCGGATTCCCGGGGTCGGGAAAGTGACGGAAAAGCAGCTTGCCGAGATCGGAATTCGACGCATTGGTGATCTGGCGGCGTTGAACGAGGGCTTTCTGGAAAAGCGCTTTGGCAAGTGGGGCCTTGCGCTGGCTGGAAAGGCGCAAGGTCAGGATGCCGGAGGCTGGTTCGATGCGGTGATCGGCGTCGAGGAGGCCCCCAAGTCCATCAGCCACGAACACACCTTCCATGAAGACACGGTCGATCTCGACCTTCTGCGCGCCACGCTGGTCCGGCTGGTCGAAAAGGTGATGAAACGGCTGCGAGAGCACCGGCTCCATGCGCGTACGGTGCAACTGAAGCTTCGCTTTGCGGGCTTTGAAACGATTACGCGGGCGAAATCTCTCGGAGACTCTACCGACATCGATCGCGATGTGGTGGAACCGATTCTGGGGCTATTTACGCACAACTGGCCTGCCGGACGTCCGGTGCGCCTGCTGGGCGTGCAGGTCTCTCAGTTGACCGACCAGTTGCCGCACCCCAACCTGCTCACCGGCGAGGAAGACCGCAAATGGCGCGGCGCACTGCAGGCAGCTGACAAGCTCAAAGATAAATATGGTGAGGGCACCCTGCATCTGGGGGGCGCGCTCAAGGGCATCTACCGCGACCGCGTTCACGAAGCGGCGCCGAAGTCACCGCCTAAGAAGTAG
- a CDS encoding MFS transporter encodes MQASRTRHWVIVFAVVLSIITYIDRVSISFAGPAMREDLNLTPAQFGWVLAVFAWAYALFEIPGGWMGDKWGARSVLSRIVLWWSFFTAATGWAMNYTYLLVVRALFGAGEAGAFPNITKMFSTWLPGPEKSRAQGIVWMSARWGGAFTPLLMAALFRAIDWRTAFQIFGALGVLWTAVFYFWYRNSPREHKDVNAAEIAVIGDSLKMAEEHGETPWGRFATSRSTWLLWTQYFLLSYGWYFYITWFPTYLKESLKYDLKAGGALLSGMPLFLGGIGCLVSGFVTPKLGAYLNDIRRARKIVAVGGMTMAGILLLIAMQLREPLIIVGVIAMASFCNDLVMPPAWNTCMDVGGKFAGTLSGSMNMMGNFAGGIAPVVIGNVLEATGNDFTVTFYISAAAYFLGALCWLGIDSTKRLDKEI; translated from the coding sequence ATGCAGGCAAGCCGAACCAGACATTGGGTCATTGTATTCGCGGTAGTACTCTCGATCATCACTTACATCGACCGCGTATCGATTTCTTTCGCCGGTCCCGCCATGCGCGAGGACTTGAACCTCACACCCGCCCAGTTCGGGTGGGTCCTCGCCGTATTCGCCTGGGCCTATGCGCTTTTTGAGATTCCGGGCGGTTGGATGGGCGACAAATGGGGTGCTCGGAGCGTCCTGTCCCGAATCGTTTTATGGTGGAGTTTCTTCACCGCCGCCACCGGGTGGGCGATGAACTACACCTACCTGCTGGTGGTCCGAGCCCTATTTGGCGCCGGCGAAGCAGGGGCCTTCCCAAACATTACAAAAATGTTCTCGACCTGGCTTCCTGGACCGGAGAAGAGCCGGGCACAAGGAATCGTCTGGATGAGTGCCCGCTGGGGTGGCGCCTTCACGCCGCTGTTGATGGCCGCGCTCTTCCGGGCCATCGACTGGCGAACCGCCTTCCAGATCTTTGGTGCTCTCGGCGTCCTGTGGACCGCCGTTTTCTACTTCTGGTATCGCAACAGCCCCCGCGAACATAAAGACGTCAACGCCGCTGAGATCGCCGTCATCGGCGACAGTCTGAAGATGGCCGAGGAGCACGGCGAAACGCCTTGGGGACGCTTTGCCACCTCGCGTAGCACCTGGCTACTCTGGACCCAATACTTTCTGCTTTCGTACGGATGGTATTTCTACATCACCTGGTTCCCCACCTACCTGAAGGAATCGCTGAAATACGACCTGAAGGCCGGGGGCGCACTCCTCAGTGGCATGCCGCTCTTCCTCGGCGGCATCGGCTGCCTGGTCAGTGGCTTCGTTACGCCCAAACTGGGCGCCTACCTGAACGACATCCGCCGCGCCCGCAAGATCGTTGCCGTAGGTGGCATGACCATGGCCGGTATTCTGCTTCTGATCGCGATGCAGTTGCGTGAGCCCCTGATCATCGTCGGCGTGATCGCCATGGCCAGCTTTTGCAACGACCTGGTGATGCCTCCTGCCTGGAATACCTGCATGGACGTTGGCGGCAAGTTCGCCGGTACTCTGTCCGGTAGCATGAATATGATGGGCAACTTCGCAGGCGGCATCGCTCCAGTAGTGATCGGCAACGTGCTCGAGGCAACCGGCAACGATTTCACCGTCACCTTCTACATTTCAGCCGCCGCCTACTTCCTCGGTGCTCTCTGCTGGCTGGGGATCGACTCCACGAAACGGCTCGACAAGGAAATCTAA
- a CDS encoding DUF5829 family protein, with product MTRRALASLLVPPLVAAPTVPKLNHFYATLDAASYRAIENSQFLQEHFAPFERRTTVRNDGSYTGLYFYGAETYFEFFEEYKGNRKPGDAGLALGIEAEGGSQALRAQWQSLGPSLVSTVTRQMEGQAIDWFDMVSFEGDTRERSVVPGLRLFSMEYKASFLKRWHPEAAGSIRQSEILAAYCAKLGLAETRKNGMLKDVAMVEVANPVDGITLRAQQLVAAGWAAKGGSCHGPNAVIRFHAAARSRGITRVEFTLQGNPRAATHRFGKTVLVIQPKRAIWTFRP from the coding sequence ATGACCAGACGCGCGCTCGCCTCGCTTCTGGTTCCTCCCCTCGTCGCCGCGCCCACAGTCCCCAAGCTCAATCACTTCTACGCGACTCTCGATGCTGCGTCGTATCGCGCCATTGAGAATTCGCAGTTCCTGCAGGAACACTTTGCCCCCTTTGAGCGGCGCACCACGGTTCGCAACGACGGTAGCTACACCGGCCTCTATTTTTATGGGGCGGAGACCTACTTTGAGTTTTTTGAAGAATACAAGGGCAATCGAAAGCCAGGAGATGCCGGTCTGGCGCTTGGCATTGAAGCTGAAGGTGGCTCCCAGGCACTTCGGGCGCAGTGGCAGAGCTTAGGCCCCAGTCTGGTGTCGACGGTGACGCGGCAGATGGAGGGGCAGGCGATCGATTGGTTCGACATGGTGAGCTTTGAGGGCGATACCCGGGAGCGCTCCGTTGTTCCTGGTCTGCGCTTGTTCTCGATGGAGTACAAGGCCAGTTTTCTGAAGCGCTGGCATCCGGAGGCCGCCGGGAGCATCCGCCAGTCCGAGATTCTAGCTGCGTATTGCGCCAAGCTGGGACTAGCCGAAACAAGAAAGAACGGCATGCTGAAGGACGTTGCGATGGTCGAGGTCGCCAATCCTGTAGACGGCATCACTCTCCGGGCGCAACAACTGGTTGCTGCGGGTTGGGCTGCCAAAGGCGGAAGCTGCCATGGTCCCAATGCGGTGATTCGTTTTCATGCTGCGGCGCGGTCCCGTGGCATTACGCGGGTGGAATTCACGCTGCAGGGGAATCCGAGGGCAGCGACGCATCGCTTCGGGAAAACTGTGTTGGTGATCCAGCCGAAGCGGGCGATCTGGACATTCCGGCCTTGA